A genomic segment from Lasioglossum baleicum chromosome 5, iyLasBale1, whole genome shotgun sequence encodes:
- the L(3)05822 gene encoding SH3 domain-containing lethal (3) 05822 isoform X2 — protein MRIPTRSAPRPPVNSSVQRTAVWNSSNDLFTSTFMQQPLQKKKPPPRPPPPKFNKNYVQNQKDRLKKPARPRELLTSLFGKKKNDHHSNTTQLHSQIHNTLMHTETMNGSVSLINLSPPESPTFTTRSSSDGLSIDSFGSDGNSNPSVFTSSGNTSQTESAFEDDFDFFGMTTKKVSQNDPSQNDPWQMMSDPFGPIEITNHNALQPVKHVGDASFFAFNTNNCNQVPFTQSCPKPVQSMPTIIRAKPPKPAAPKILQKKLGQKIDQFETRLNSLGKETTGPYIKPMTLDLTQSWPIDTKDSPSPPMPTIPPPAPPSEFLMEEDSAPFTDNSKEPYGIALYDFPEEREDDLSFKEGDIIYLIKKINDDWMEGRIGSRQGIFPTNFIDIKVQLPGLPDNIVTAIYSFKGETPEDLTFNEGAKITVLSRLSQDWYYGEYDGRKGQFPINYVNRIPCNIPPSH, from the exons ATGCGGATCCCGACGCGGTCAGCTCCTCGTCCACCTGTCAATTCTTCTGTACAAAGAACTGCCGTTTGGAATAGCTC AAATGAtctttttacatctactttcATGCAACAACCACTTCAAAAGAAAAAGCCACCTCCTCGGCCACCACCACCAAAATTTAACAAGAATTATGTACAAAACCAAAAGGATAGATTAAAGAAACCG GCAAGGCCAAGAGAACTCTTGACCAGTCTGTTCGGAAAGAAGAAGAATGACCATCATTCAAACACAACACAATTGCATAGTCAGATACACAATACGTTAATGCACACAGAAACCATGAATGGATCAGTCTCTCTAATAAATTTGAGTCCACCGGAATCTCCAACTTTTACAACTCGTTCGAGCAGCGATGGTCTCAGTATAGACAGCTTCGGCAGCGATGGCAATTCAAATCCATCTGTGTTCACAAGTAGCGGAAACACATCTCAGACAGAGAGCGCCTTCGAAGATGATTTCGACTTTTTTGGAATGACCACTAAAAAAGTATCGCAAAATGATCCTTCTCAAAATGATCCTTGGCAAATGATGTCAGACCCATTCGGGCCGATAGAAATTACAAATCATAATGCGTTGCAACCTGTCAAACATGTTGGAGATGCATCCTTCTTTGCTTTCAATACGAATAATTGTAACCAAGTGCCTTTTACTCAGTCCTGTCCAAAACCTGTTCAATCAATGCCGACCATTATTCGCGCCAAACCACCAAAACCAGCTGCACCGAAAATTCTACAAAAGAAACTAGGACAGAAGATCGATCAGTTTGAAACTCGGTTGAATTCGTTAGGCAAAGAAACAACAGGGCCGTATATTAAACCAATGACTTTAGATTTGACACAGTCATGGCCAATTGACACTAAAGATAGTCCATCGCCACCGATGCCTACGATACCACCACCTGCACCACCATCTGAATTTTTAATGGAAGAAGATTCTGCTCCTTTTACAGACAACAGCAAAGAACCTTATGGAATTGCACTGTACGATTTCCCAGAAGAACGCGAAGATGATTTATCTTTTAAAGAAggagatataatatatttaatcaaGAAAATTAATGATGATTGGATGGAGGGTAGAATAGGAAGTCGGCAAGGAATATTTCCGACCAATTTCATCGACATTAAAGTACAATTACCCGGTTTACCGGACAACATCGTTACCGCTATTTATTCTTTCAAAGGCGAAACACCGGAAGATTTAACGTTCAAT GAAGGTGCGAAAATCACAGTTTTATCAAGGTTATCGCAAGATTGGTATTACGGTGAGTACGACGGTCGGAAAGGACAATTTCCAATAAATTATGTAAACAGAATTCCATGCAATATTCCTCCATCACATTAA
- the L(3)05822 gene encoding SH3 domain-containing lethal (3) 05822 isoform X1 has protein sequence MAANVRTEMRIPTRSAPRPPVNSSVQRTAVWNSSNDLFTSTFMQQPLQKKKPPPRPPPPKFNKNYVQNQKDRLKKPARPRELLTSLFGKKKNDHHSNTTQLHSQIHNTLMHTETMNGSVSLINLSPPESPTFTTRSSSDGLSIDSFGSDGNSNPSVFTSSGNTSQTESAFEDDFDFFGMTTKKVSQNDPSQNDPWQMMSDPFGPIEITNHNALQPVKHVGDASFFAFNTNNCNQVPFTQSCPKPVQSMPTIIRAKPPKPAAPKILQKKLGQKIDQFETRLNSLGKETTGPYIKPMTLDLTQSWPIDTKDSPSPPMPTIPPPAPPSEFLMEEDSAPFTDNSKEPYGIALYDFPEEREDDLSFKEGDIIYLIKKINDDWMEGRIGSRQGIFPTNFIDIKVQLPGLPDNIVTAIYSFKGETPEDLTFNEGAKITVLSRLSQDWYYGEYDGRKGQFPINYVNRIPCNIPPSH, from the exons ATGGCCGCAAACGTGAGAACAG AAATGCGGATCCCGACGCGGTCAGCTCCTCGTCCACCTGTCAATTCTTCTGTACAAAGAACTGCCGTTTGGAATAGCTC AAATGAtctttttacatctactttcATGCAACAACCACTTCAAAAGAAAAAGCCACCTCCTCGGCCACCACCACCAAAATTTAACAAGAATTATGTACAAAACCAAAAGGATAGATTAAAGAAACCG GCAAGGCCAAGAGAACTCTTGACCAGTCTGTTCGGAAAGAAGAAGAATGACCATCATTCAAACACAACACAATTGCATAGTCAGATACACAATACGTTAATGCACACAGAAACCATGAATGGATCAGTCTCTCTAATAAATTTGAGTCCACCGGAATCTCCAACTTTTACAACTCGTTCGAGCAGCGATGGTCTCAGTATAGACAGCTTCGGCAGCGATGGCAATTCAAATCCATCTGTGTTCACAAGTAGCGGAAACACATCTCAGACAGAGAGCGCCTTCGAAGATGATTTCGACTTTTTTGGAATGACCACTAAAAAAGTATCGCAAAATGATCCTTCTCAAAATGATCCTTGGCAAATGATGTCAGACCCATTCGGGCCGATAGAAATTACAAATCATAATGCGTTGCAACCTGTCAAACATGTTGGAGATGCATCCTTCTTTGCTTTCAATACGAATAATTGTAACCAAGTGCCTTTTACTCAGTCCTGTCCAAAACCTGTTCAATCAATGCCGACCATTATTCGCGCCAAACCACCAAAACCAGCTGCACCGAAAATTCTACAAAAGAAACTAGGACAGAAGATCGATCAGTTTGAAACTCGGTTGAATTCGTTAGGCAAAGAAACAACAGGGCCGTATATTAAACCAATGACTTTAGATTTGACACAGTCATGGCCAATTGACACTAAAGATAGTCCATCGCCACCGATGCCTACGATACCACCACCTGCACCACCATCTGAATTTTTAATGGAAGAAGATTCTGCTCCTTTTACAGACAACAGCAAAGAACCTTATGGAATTGCACTGTACGATTTCCCAGAAGAACGCGAAGATGATTTATCTTTTAAAGAAggagatataatatatttaatcaaGAAAATTAATGATGATTGGATGGAGGGTAGAATAGGAAGTCGGCAAGGAATATTTCCGACCAATTTCATCGACATTAAAGTACAATTACCCGGTTTACCGGACAACATCGTTACCGCTATTTATTCTTTCAAAGGCGAAACACCGGAAGATTTAACGTTCAAT GAAGGTGCGAAAATCACAGTTTTATCAAGGTTATCGCAAGATTGGTATTACGGTGAGTACGACGGTCGGAAAGGACAATTTCCAATAAATTATGTAAACAGAATTCCATGCAATATTCCTCCATCACATTAA